The following coding sequences are from one Primulina eburnea isolate SZY01 chromosome 15, ASM2296580v1, whole genome shotgun sequence window:
- the LOC140815155 gene encoding trihelix transcription factor ENAP2-like: MSPSPTTPSPPYSATASPISDDDKHLRSSPPSPTKPELPPPAIRTPGFPTREDCWSEDATQTLIDAWGARYVELNRKNLHRKDCQEVADAVNAIHATSLKILRTGVQCKNRIDTVKKKYKIEKSKVVQSNGRYSSTWPHFRSVDAIIGDTFYKANNCNSNGDSRSLRRRASLSPEALSSPPPPPKALNHYRMNPPAMIHHQEKDQAFSHLLRIPLSVPVEPRSKRSMTNFSVMAAAATVTKAKEDEEEDSGAWGRGLSAVGMKRKGPMEEKGTVVMEGYSRLAEAIASLGKIYQKVEVAKQRQMVELEKQRMQFAKDLEIQRMKVFVESQVQFERLNRVKHNSQSNGYS, from the exons ATGTCGCCTTCACCCACCACTCCTTCCCCTCCTTACTCCGCCACAGCCTCCCCCATCTCCGACGACGATAAACATCTCCGTTCTTCCCCTCCCTCACCAACGAAACCCGAACTTCCACCTCCGGCGATACGAACCCCGGGATTTCCGACCCGTGAGGACTGTTGGTCAGAGGATGCAACTCAGACGCTCATTGATGCCTGGGGGGCACGCTACGTGGAGCTTAACCGCAAAAACCTCCACCGTAAGGACTGTCAGGAGGTTGCCGATGCTGTCAATGCCATCCACGCCACTTCCCTTAAGATTCTCCGCACCGGCGTCCAGTGTAAGAACCGCATCGACACCGTCAAAAAGAAGTACAAGATCGAGAAGTCTAAGGTCGTTCAATCAAACGGCCGCTACTCTTCCACGTGGCCGCACTTCCGCAGCGTTGACGCCATCATTGGTGACACTTTCTACAAGGCTAACAACTGTAACTCCAATGGTGACAGCAGGAGCCTTCGCCGAAGAGCTTCTCTTTCGCCGGAGGCCTTGTCATCTCCCCCGCCTCCACCTAAGGCACTCAACCATTACCGGATGAATCCACCGGCCATGATTCACCACCAGGAAAAAGATCAAGCTTTCAGTCATCTACTGAGAATACCATTATCTGTACCTGTTGAGCCCAGGTCTAAGCGGAGCATGACGAATTTTTCTGTCATGGCAGCGGCGGCGACGGTGACGAAGGCTAAAGAGGATGAAGAAGAAGATTCTGGAGCTTGGGGTCGGGGGCTATCGGCAGTGGGAATGAAAAGGAAAGGGCCAATGGAAGAGAAAGGAACCGTGGTGATGGAGGGGTATAGCAGGTTAGCAGAGGCCATAGCAAGTTTAGGGAAGATATACCAGAAAGTGGAGGTGGCGAAACAGAGGCAGATGGTGGAGTTGGAGAAACAAAGGATGCAGTTTGCGAAGGATTTGGAGATCCAGAGAATGAAGGTATTCGTGGAATCACAGGTCCAGTTCGAGAGGCTTAATCGAGTAAAACACAATTCGCAAAGCA ATGGTTACTCATAG
- the LOC140814457 gene encoding F-box protein MAX2 homolog A-like — translation MDSARMAAALITTIDDLPDVILSNIIAAVSDVRCRNSASIVCHKWCLLERATRASLTLRGNLRDLFMVPNCFTSISHLDISLLSPWGHSLAAASDPKLIARLLHRAFPSLSSIKLYARNPSTIQLIAHQWPNLKHVKLVRWHQRPQISAAGDELKILFQHCGQLISLDLSAFYCWTDDVPPALESYPLLASNLTCLNLLNPSFSEGFKSDEIKIITVSCPNLREFRAACTFDPRYIGFVGNEGLVSVSVNCPKLSILHLADTSALSTARGDPEHDGFAREDAKIDAATLIERVL, via the exons ATGGATTCAGCACGCATGGCGGCGGCTTTAATCACGACAATAGATGACCTCCCAGACGTCATTCTGTCTAACATAATCGCCGCCGTGTCTGATGTTCGTTGCCGCAACTCTGCCTCAATCGTCTGTCACAAGTGGTGCCTTTTAGAGCGCGCCACACGTGCTTCCCTCACCCTCCGCGGCAACCTCCGCGACCTCTTCATGGTTCCCAACTGCTTCACATCCATATCCCACCTCGACATCTCTCTTCTCTCCCCATGGGGTCACTCCCTCGCCGCCGCCTCTGACCCTAAGCTCATCGCCCGCCTCCTCCACCGGGCCTTTCCTTCTCTGTCTTCCATCAAGCTCTACGCTCGAAACCCCTCAACTATTCAACTCATCGCTCACCAGTGGCCCAATCTCAAACACGTGAAGCTGGTCAGATGGCACCAGAGACCTCAAATATCCGCTGCCGGTGATGAGCTCAAGATCTTGTTCCAGCACTGTGGACAATTGATTTCTCTTGATCTTTCAGCGTTTTATTGCTGGACGGATGACGTGCCTCCGGCTCTTGAATCATATCCGTTACTTGCCTCGAATCTCACCTGCCTCAATCTTCTGAACCCATCGTTTTCTGAAGGTTTCAAATCCGATGAGATTAAGATTATCACCGTCTCTTGTCCAAATTTGAGGGAATTTCGCGCTGCGTGTACGTTCGATCCAAGGTATATCGGATTTGTTGGTAACGAAGGTTTGGTTTCTGTATCAGTGAATTGCCCAAAATTGTCAATTCTTCACTTGGCTGATACTTCAGCTTTATCGACTGCGAGAGGTGACCCTGAGCACGATGGATTCGCCCGAGAGGACGCGAAGATTGATGCGGCCACTTTGATAGAG AGGGTGTTGTAG
- the LOC140814458 gene encoding F-box protein MAX2 homolog B-like: MRLHIDCIWDCAEDLDGVNGGLNLNVFEQVKASDSPGGHFQAMPLYMSSSCEYLGMGNAPKKCKYSSNPNSGHVGFDLNDNGFTHGNGFVEKTWDRLQYLSLWIEVGQLLTPLSSAGLENCPKLEEIRIKVEGDCRELSRPSEREFGLSILMNYPSLKRMHLDCGDTIGYAHTAPSGQMDLSLWERFYLFCIGDLGLTELDYWPPQDRDVNQRSLSLPAAGLLQECVGLRKLFIHGTAHEHFMMFLPRIPDLRDVQLRGDYYPAPENDMSTEMRPDSCCRFEAALNRRRISD, encoded by the coding sequence ATGAGGCTTCACATCGATTGCATCTGGGATTGTGCCGAGGATCTTGATGGCGTCAATGGTGGTTTGAATCTCAATGTTTTTGAGCAAGTGAAAGCATCAGATTCCCCTGGTGGACATTTTCAAGCAATGCCTTTATATATGAGTTCCAGTTGTGAATACTTGGGCATGGGTAATGCCCCCAAGAAATGCAAATACTCGTCCAATCCCAATTCTGGTCATGTAGGATTTGATCTTAACGATAATGGCTTCACACATGGGAATGGGTTCGTGGAGAAAACATGGGACAGACTTCAATATCTATCTCTGTGGATCGAAGTAGGCCAGCTTTTGACTCCTCTATCGTCTGCAGGACTTGAAAACTGTCCAAAGTTGGAGGAGATTCGAATCAAGGTTGAAGGAGATTGCAGGGAGTTATCAAGGCCATCTGAACGTGAATTTGGGTTGAGCATTCTAATGAACTATCCCAGCCTGAAAAGGATGCATTTAGACTGCGGCGACACCATCGGCTATGCCCACACCGCACCTTCTGGGCAGATGGATTTGAGCCTATGGGAACGGTTTTATTTGTTCTGTATAGGCGATTTGGGTCTAACTGAGCTGGATTACTGGCCTCCCCAGGACAGGGATGTTAACCAAAGGAGCTTATCTCTTCCGGCAGCCGGATTGCTGCAAGAATGTGTCGGGCTCAGGAAACTTTTCATACACGGGACGGCTCACGAGCACTTCATGATGTTTTTGCCAAGGATACCGGATCTAAGAGATGTCCAATTGAGAGGGGACTACTATCCTGCACCAGAGAATGATATGAGCACGGAGATGAGGCCAGACTCGTGTTGCCGTTTCGAGGCTGCACTTAATAGGCGCCGGATTTCTGATTGA